One segment of Glandiceps talaboti chromosome 21, keGlaTala1.1, whole genome shotgun sequence DNA contains the following:
- the LOC144451488 gene encoding uncharacterized protein LOC144451488: MKLVALLLVACVAVYSAPNPRNLDYVQMVSDKVELIKHHLRLAKRSSPSRDSHLTAVLDYSRALRNAFPDHKRVARHVPPPLPVVPVLPEFIFDIGPTVEEDSTAAMPDPHVTINLVLDEMRRLMESPMGEVMREQGFMVDLVEVLRDVIGDVREIFDEIREAMMPTEEAEAEEEEGQEEEEQEPEEQEQEEQEQEEEGQEEEEEEPEA; the protein is encoded by the coding sequence atgAAGTTGGTGGCATTACTGTTGGTGGCCTGTGTGGCTGTTTACTCTGCGCCAAATCCAAGGAACCTGGATTATGTGCAAATGGTATCAGACAAAGTTGAGCTGATAAAGCACCATCTTCGCTTAGCCAAGAGAAGTAGTCCTTCCCGTGATTCTCACCTCACGGCCGTCTTAGATTACTCCCGTGCACTCAGAAATGCTTTTCCAGACCATAAGCGTGTAGCACGTCATGTTCCACCACCACTACCAGTAGTACCAGTACTTCCTGAATTCATCTTCGATATTGGTCCAACGGTTGAAGAAGATTCGACCGCCGCTATGCCAGATCCACATGTCACAATTAACCTCGTTTTAGATGAAATGAGAAGGTTGATGGAGTCACCCATGGGTGAGGTAATGAGAGAACAAGGTTTTATGGTAGACCTTGTGGAAGTTCTCCGTGATGTTATTGGTGACGTGCGGGAGATTTTCGACGAAATTCGTGAAGCAATGATGCCAACAGAAGAGGCCGAGGCAGAGGAGGAAGAAGGACAGGAGGAGGAAGAACAGGAACCGGAAGAACAGGAACAAGAAGAACAGGAACAGGAAGAAGAGGGacaggaagaagaagaagaagaaccgGAAGCATAA